One Sphingobacteruim zhuxiongii DNA window includes the following coding sequences:
- a CDS encoding SusC/RagA family TonB-linked outer membrane protein — protein sequence MQKTLTHLMIWLLAIQMGYAQQKTLTGKVIDQQSKTPISGATVRILPGKTAGKTDSSGVFSIQMPADAKRLSVSVVGFNQLSRPLSVTDNDLTLELVAQTERIEDVVVTAMGIERKAKSLSYSTQVVKGDELTKVKDANPMNNLTGKVSGMQINRSSSGIGGSVNIVLRGFKSNRNNQPLYVIDGLPITNTGGSGSEGAFGGGTDRGDVLSSLNADDIASINVLKGASASALYGSQGANGAIMITTKKGAEGNLKIDVSSSITADQAFYLPKLQYRYGQTTDGSEESWGEKGSFKDPVNDFYNTGTTLINTVSLSGGTNKMQNYFSYGNTTNSGIIPTNKFNQHSLTFRNSTNFFDEKLHFDGSLMYSKQDIHNRPTSGLYFSPIAGMYLFPRGLDFDKYKTYEYRSPTRNLYLQDWWNVNADAGLSGTHHSQNPYWVLHRNPTNQDRDNIIGQAQLRYTITGWLSASARGTINKRWDAFERQVYAGTQGVLSGETIEGKLADNGRMIRDESENTAIYADFLLIGNKTFAEDWDLNFTAGTSINDARSSGWSIDQKKLAVANKFILSNIYRDAPMNSFNETISRRQLQSVFASTNLGYKDKLFLDLTARNDWSSTLANTPQEKKGYFYYSVGLSAIISDLIKLPDFISYSKLRLTMAEVGNDVGVYSTIPVNTLNTGVLTSNVSGPYQGLPLRPEISKSYEIGYEGRFWDNRVNLDVALYKTNTTDQYFAYQGPVGQIYTTVFLNAGNIQNKGIEVALGVDAIKGEKFNWNTNLNFTANRNKILELAPNLGERYSIGGNFNVLRLNGSFGDFWARTFLRDDNGVMVVDDNGRPQVGPEGYIGNNNPKSIVGWNNSFSYGDFGLSFSVDARFGGQVISVTDGYLNSFGVSEESALARDRGGVDIPAVKTDGTPWQGLLPAQAYYTAVGNRDGIIEGQVYGATNIRMREISLSYKLPIQSKAVKAASVSLTGRNLFFFMNDAPYDPELNTTTGAGGQGYDAFALPATRSYGLNLKFTF from the coding sequence ATGCAAAAAACATTAACCCACCTAATGATATGGCTTTTAGCCATACAAATGGGCTATGCCCAGCAAAAAACACTAACCGGAAAGGTCATTGATCAACAATCAAAGACACCAATTTCTGGAGCTACAGTTCGAATTCTCCCCGGAAAAACCGCAGGAAAGACAGATAGTAGCGGTGTGTTTTCTATTCAAATGCCCGCTGACGCAAAGCGACTCAGCGTGAGCGTGGTTGGATTTAATCAGCTCAGCCGTCCCCTTTCAGTAACCGACAACGATTTGACATTGGAACTTGTTGCACAGACGGAGCGAATTGAAGACGTCGTAGTGACCGCTATGGGTATCGAACGGAAAGCAAAGAGTCTATCCTATTCGACTCAAGTTGTCAAAGGCGACGAGCTTACAAAAGTTAAAGATGCCAATCCGATGAACAACCTGACTGGTAAAGTATCGGGTATGCAGATTAATCGAAGCTCGTCGGGTATTGGCGGATCGGTTAACATTGTACTCCGCGGTTTTAAATCAAACCGAAATAACCAGCCGCTATATGTTATTGATGGACTTCCAATTACCAATACAGGAGGATCAGGATCCGAAGGCGCTTTCGGTGGAGGAACTGACCGTGGTGACGTCTTAAGTTCATTGAACGCCGATGACATCGCTAGTATCAACGTGTTGAAAGGAGCTTCCGCTTCTGCACTTTATGGTAGCCAAGGTGCAAACGGAGCGATTATGATCACGACTAAAAAGGGAGCCGAAGGAAACCTAAAGATCGACGTATCCTCGAGCATCACGGCAGATCAAGCGTTTTACCTTCCGAAGCTACAATATCGCTATGGGCAAACAACCGATGGCAGTGAGGAAAGCTGGGGTGAAAAAGGTTCTTTCAAAGATCCGGTAAACGACTTTTACAATACGGGTACGACACTGATCAATACCGTATCGCTAAGTGGCGGAACAAACAAAATGCAGAACTATTTTTCATACGGTAACACCACAAATAGCGGAATCATTCCAACAAATAAATTCAATCAGCATTCCCTAACTTTTCGTAACTCAACGAATTTCTTCGATGAGAAGCTTCATTTCGACGGAAGTTTGATGTATTCAAAACAAGATATACATAATAGACCAACATCAGGACTTTACTTTAGCCCAATCGCGGGTATGTATTTATTTCCACGCGGATTAGATTTTGACAAATACAAAACGTACGAGTATCGCTCACCAACAAGAAACTTATACCTACAAGATTGGTGGAATGTAAATGCTGACGCGGGACTTTCAGGTACGCACCACTCGCAAAACCCTTATTGGGTTTTACACAGGAATCCAACAAATCAAGACCGTGATAATATTATTGGGCAAGCGCAATTACGATATACGATCACCGGTTGGTTATCGGCAAGTGCTCGCGGTACAATAAATAAACGTTGGGATGCCTTCGAAAGACAAGTTTATGCCGGAACCCAAGGTGTTTTGTCCGGAGAAACCATCGAAGGAAAGCTAGCCGATAATGGTAGAATGATACGTGATGAGTCTGAAAATACAGCCATTTATGCCGATTTCCTATTAATTGGTAACAAGACATTCGCGGAAGATTGGGATTTGAATTTCACTGCGGGTACATCGATCAACGATGCTCGCTCTTCAGGATGGAGTATCGATCAAAAGAAGCTAGCAGTTGCTAATAAATTTATCTTAAGCAATATTTATCGCGACGCACCGATGAATAGCTTTAATGAGACGATAAGTCGCAGACAACTACAATCAGTTTTCGCATCGACCAACTTAGGGTATAAAGACAAGTTGTTTTTAGATTTAACAGCGCGAAATGACTGGTCTTCTACTTTAGCAAATACACCACAAGAGAAAAAAGGTTACTTCTACTATTCAGTTGGTCTATCAGCAATTATTTCTGACTTGATTAAACTTCCTGACTTTATCTCTTATAGTAAATTACGCCTGACGATGGCAGAGGTTGGTAATGACGTTGGTGTCTACAGTACAATTCCTGTGAACACACTAAATACGGGCGTACTGACTTCTAATGTTTCAGGGCCATACCAAGGCTTACCTTTACGTCCAGAGATTTCAAAAAGTTATGAAATCGGCTATGAAGGTCGCTTTTGGGATAATCGTGTAAACTTAGACGTTGCCTTGTATAAAACCAATACGACAGATCAATACTTTGCATACCAAGGTCCTGTGGGGCAGATTTACACGACCGTCTTTTTAAATGCTGGTAATATTCAGAACAAAGGGATTGAAGTTGCTTTGGGTGTTGATGCAATCAAAGGCGAAAAATTTAACTGGAATACCAATCTAAATTTCACTGCCAATCGCAATAAGATTTTAGAACTTGCTCCTAATTTGGGAGAGCGCTACAGCATTGGTGGCAACTTCAACGTACTACGTCTGAATGGTTCATTCGGAGATTTCTGGGCAAGAACATTCTTACGTGATGATAATGGTGTCATGGTTGTCGATGATAATGGTCGTCCACAGGTTGGTCCCGAAGGATATATCGGTAACAACAACCCTAAATCTATTGTAGGTTGGAATAATAGCTTTAGCTATGGTGATTTTGGACTAAGCTTTTCGGTTGATGCTCGCTTTGGCGGACAAGTTATCAGTGTCACGGATGGTTACTTAAATTCGTTTGGCGTCAGTGAGGAAAGTGCACTAGCACGTGATCGCGGTGGGGTGGATATACCTGCTGTGAAAACAGACGGAACGCCATGGCAAGGACTACTTCCAGCACAAGCCTATTATACGGCCGTTGGAAATCGTGATGGCATCATTGAAGGGCAAGTGTACGGGGCGACAAATATCCGTATGCGTGAAATTTCATTAAGCTATAAACTTCCCATTCAATCGAAAGCTGTTAAAGCTGCATCTGTATCCTTAACTGGAAGAAACCTTTTCTTCTTTATGAACGATGCGCCATACGATCCGGAGTTAAACACAACAACTGGTGCTGGAGGTCAAGGATATGATGCCTTCGCGCTCCCAGCAACGCGTAGTTATGGTTTAAATTTAAAATTCACCTTTTAA
- a CDS encoding SusD/RagB family nutrient-binding outer membrane lipoprotein — MKKHIHKTIGALLLAGTVFSSSCTKDFVELNTNPAGVTDEEAMGDFALVASFLAQAQRAIIPENVGEYQVAVNLSSDAYGGYLAAQNPFVGNANNLTYALVPGWYSSLWVDRYIRGMNPVYRAEILTRTDQELQDIFAFSKILKVSAMHRTADKVGPIIYSKYNTPDASDQIGYDTQEDAYKQFFKDLDSATTILSSLKGKPVSAAMLKSDLAYTTDNYNHWLKFANTLRLRLALRIAYKDAALAKTEGEKALNPSSGGLMETNADNCFIALSTDHPLNIIATTWSDTRMSAEMESFLLGYEDPRLAKLFAPATDAAVKGKFKGIRAGIDIDAKSRYDNYSKPLPMQNKMQLMIAAEAWFLKAEAALRGWSNAGNAKANYESGIESSFGMFGLQAGSYKTNATKKAIPYLDPKSTKAGANDVLANSPYLSTVTIAWNEADSKDRKLERIITQKWIAMFPDGDEAWAEYRRSGYPILFPVVVNYSGGTIPTNPGIRRMPYPEREYNSNSQAVNEAVKMLGGPDNGGTRLWWDVENKKL; from the coding sequence ATGAAAAAACATATTCATAAAACAATAGGCGCTCTACTACTTGCGGGCACTGTTTTCAGCAGCAGTTGTACGAAAGATTTTGTAGAATTAAATACAAATCCGGCCGGCGTAACGGATGAAGAAGCAATGGGAGATTTTGCGCTCGTCGCTTCCTTCCTAGCGCAAGCACAACGAGCCATCATACCTGAGAATGTTGGTGAATACCAGGTGGCGGTAAATCTGTCTAGTGACGCCTATGGAGGTTACTTGGCGGCACAGAATCCGTTTGTCGGTAATGCCAATAACCTGACTTATGCACTGGTTCCGGGTTGGTATTCTTCCCTTTGGGTGGATCGATATATTCGAGGCATGAATCCAGTCTATCGAGCTGAGATCTTGACAAGAACAGATCAAGAACTTCAAGATATTTTTGCGTTTTCGAAAATCCTTAAAGTTTCCGCAATGCATAGAACCGCTGATAAAGTGGGACCTATTATCTATTCAAAATACAATACTCCTGATGCTTCCGATCAAATTGGTTATGATACACAAGAGGATGCATATAAACAGTTTTTTAAAGATCTCGATTCGGCAACTACGATTCTGAGCTCTTTAAAGGGTAAGCCCGTATCAGCAGCGATGCTGAAATCAGATTTAGCCTATACGACAGACAATTACAATCATTGGTTAAAATTTGCTAACACACTACGTCTACGTCTAGCATTGCGTATTGCTTACAAAGATGCAGCTTTAGCAAAAACAGAGGGTGAAAAAGCATTGAATCCAAGTAGTGGTGGATTGATGGAAACCAATGCGGACAATTGTTTTATTGCCCTAAGCACTGATCATCCGCTGAATATCATTGCGACCACTTGGTCGGATACCCGGATGAGTGCGGAGATGGAGAGTTTCTTATTAGGCTATGAAGATCCCCGTCTTGCGAAATTATTCGCTCCTGCGACAGATGCCGCTGTGAAAGGTAAATTCAAAGGAATTCGTGCAGGTATTGATATCGACGCAAAGAGCCGGTATGACAACTACTCAAAGCCCCTACCCATGCAGAATAAAATGCAGTTGATGATTGCTGCAGAGGCATGGTTCTTAAAAGCAGAGGCCGCACTTCGAGGTTGGTCGAATGCAGGCAATGCAAAGGCTAATTATGAAAGTGGTATTGAAAGCTCATTTGGTATGTTTGGCTTACAAGCGGGAAGTTATAAAACGAATGCTACGAAAAAAGCAATCCCATACCTTGATCCAAAATCTACCAAAGCAGGTGCAAATGATGTTTTAGCTAATTCTCCATACTTGAGTACGGTGACTATCGCATGGAATGAAGCAGATAGCAAAGACAGAAAATTGGAACGCATCATCACCCAAAAATGGATTGCTATGTTTCCTGATGGAGACGAAGCTTGGGCAGAATATCGCAGATCTGGGTATCCGATTTTATTCCCTGTAGTCGTAAACTATAGCGGAGGAACCATCCCTACCAATCCTGGAATTCGCAGAATGCCTTATCCTGAACGTGAATACAACAGCAATAGCCAAGCGGTTAATGAAGCTGTAAAGATGTTAGGTGGTCCGGATAACGGCGGAACACGTTTATGGTGGGATGTAGAGAATAAAAAACTCTAG
- a CDS encoding hybrid sensor histidine kinase/response regulator transcription factor: MRRILCAMLFSCFLISMHFVNAQSQQARFFHLSTKDGLSQSTIFSILQDHQDFIWIGTRDGLNRYDASKFRIYRTALSDTSSLTDSYITMLFEDSKKRLWVGTALGLNLYHRDTDDFQRIPINDKSATQPLIYGITEDKQGNIWISSNQGLFRILGNADSFDIQLAFNGRNISNQSFPNNAGNIQHVYQDAKSRLWVSTNGGLYVFSAGGKTGLNKLLYSFQEKANQLNQEEVRFVYEMKPGLFWIGTKEGGINVFDESKKSFSYLTTKSSLPTGSSISSNDVRSLIKDKQGGYWIGTINGLNYYEEGKGFVHYLKKETDINSLSDNSIRPVFQDRRGSIWIGTYYGGVCVFDRHLPVFQHYSKDGRIASLSYNVVSSIAQDSKGGFWVGTEGGGLDYLDQSKKVQKHFKHIQHQASSLSNNHVKNIFIDSKSNVWIGTYTGGINLLRSDGQGFDHIKNDPSDPSSLSSNNVYSINEDKGGNLWIGTYGGGLNLKKAGTKGYFEQYIPGKKAPYALSSDMVRKVFIDSRQNIWVGTENGLNVRWAGNEHFDVFFPKTDDLNSISGSIILSIFEDSKRRLWIGTSKEGLNEFDYKTKTFKRYTQKDGLPGNNIVGILEDANKLWISTNNGICSFSPERKVFTSFNTKDGLLGNEFSIGAAYKSQEGEMLFGGTHGITSFQPNQIASSSYQPKVVFTDLRIHNQPVEPMPGGILTHQLVVNPNLQLPYNKNTFSIYFATLNYVTPEKNKYAYKLEGLEEEWNYVSIPTATYTNLSPGKYTLLIKGASNDAIWSEEVNRLELTILPPFWLTWWAITIYVLFGIAVFYMIISFIKSKSELKYQLELMNLATSHERKVAEMKANFFTKVSHELRTPLMLILSPLQQLLTNNTEQETHKQTLQLMKKNAQRLLQLVNELLDVRKNELGLLKLQVSSNDLYAAITDVLESFKTDFLNKHIAIKIERDEHLPSVWVDPIQFEKVCFNVISNALRFSPEQAEIKVEIRKHEATQKYNKGFLQLCITDYGPGIPAQELETVFELFYQGDQNLSSKKYSSGIGLSLAKDIMELHHGDIFVKSQNEKEGKPSFTTFIIRIPIGNDHFRLEEITQEKVDEKSSNFETSSAIPLLFNTPVEGAEKNMPSQVDAKERKLVLLVDDNEEILQFLYQQLQKNYQVILARDGEEAWELTSEQLPDIVISDVMMPKIDGVSLAKMMKANAATSHIPVILLTALSSTEDIKSGMYAGSDDYLTKPVNIEILALKIQNILYTQHSFRKHFIREYLLKDSPTDNKQEHEEMSFLAQLVQFIEEHLAEEELNVMQLTTHFGMSRPVLYRKVKQLTGLSIIELINAIRLRTAAKLLGSGQLTISEVAYAVGFSDPKWFSKTFKAFYGVTPTQFINLDVEEKVKIISVSKF; encoded by the coding sequence ATGAGAAGGATCCTGTGTGCCATGCTGTTTTCTTGTTTTCTAATTTCAATGCATTTTGTTAACGCACAATCGCAGCAGGCTCGTTTTTTTCATTTATCAACGAAAGATGGTTTATCGCAAAGCACAATCTTTTCTATTCTGCAAGATCATCAAGACTTCATTTGGATTGGCACTCGAGATGGATTAAACCGTTACGACGCTAGTAAGTTTCGAATTTATCGAACCGCACTATCAGACACAAGTTCCCTAACAGATAGCTATATCACTATGCTTTTCGAAGACTCAAAAAAGAGGCTATGGGTCGGAACAGCTTTAGGGCTTAACTTATATCATCGAGATACCGATGACTTTCAACGAATTCCGATTAATGATAAGTCAGCAACCCAGCCGCTTATTTATGGAATAACTGAGGATAAGCAAGGAAATATATGGATTAGTAGCAATCAGGGTTTATTTCGAATACTAGGAAATGCCGATTCCTTTGATATACAATTGGCATTTAATGGCAGGAATATCAGTAATCAATCTTTTCCAAACAACGCCGGTAATATTCAACATGTTTATCAGGATGCGAAAAGCCGATTATGGGTAAGTACCAATGGTGGCCTTTATGTATTTTCTGCAGGAGGCAAAACAGGTTTGAATAAGTTGCTATATAGTTTTCAAGAGAAAGCAAACCAGTTAAATCAAGAAGAAGTACGCTTTGTTTATGAAATGAAACCTGGGCTGTTTTGGATTGGAACAAAGGAAGGTGGGATAAACGTCTTTGATGAGTCTAAAAAATCCTTCAGCTATTTGACCACCAAAAGCAGTCTGCCGACAGGCTCGTCGATTAGTAGTAACGATGTTCGCAGTCTTATCAAAGACAAGCAAGGAGGCTATTGGATCGGAACAATAAATGGTCTAAATTATTATGAAGAGGGGAAAGGCTTTGTTCATTACCTGAAGAAAGAAACAGATATCAATTCACTATCCGATAATTCAATACGTCCAGTTTTTCAAGATCGAAGAGGTTCCATTTGGATAGGTACCTATTATGGAGGAGTTTGTGTTTTTGATAGGCACTTACCTGTTTTTCAGCATTATAGTAAGGATGGTCGTATAGCAAGCCTATCCTATAATGTCGTTAGTAGTATTGCCCAAGACTCGAAAGGGGGCTTTTGGGTAGGTACTGAGGGAGGAGGATTAGATTATTTAGACCAATCTAAGAAGGTGCAGAAGCATTTTAAGCATATTCAACATCAGGCCTCGTCGCTTTCAAACAATCATGTAAAGAACATTTTTATAGACAGTAAGTCGAACGTTTGGATAGGAACCTATACTGGAGGAATTAACCTGCTGAGATCAGATGGACAAGGCTTCGATCATATCAAAAATGATCCAAGCGATCCAAGTTCTTTATCTAGCAATAATGTCTATAGCATTAATGAAGATAAAGGGGGCAATCTTTGGATTGGTACTTATGGCGGAGGGTTAAATCTAAAGAAAGCGGGTACAAAGGGATACTTTGAACAATATATACCTGGGAAGAAGGCTCCATATGCCTTGTCTTCTGATATGGTACGCAAGGTATTTATAGACTCCCGACAAAATATTTGGGTGGGTACGGAGAATGGATTAAATGTAAGATGGGCGGGGAATGAACATTTCGATGTCTTCTTCCCTAAGACAGATGATCTAAATTCCATCAGCGGATCCATCATTCTGAGCATTTTCGAAGATAGTAAACGTCGTTTATGGATTGGAACATCGAAAGAAGGGTTGAATGAATTTGATTACAAAACAAAGACGTTTAAACGATATACCCAGAAAGATGGATTGCCGGGAAATAATATTGTTGGGATCCTCGAGGATGCAAATAAGCTATGGATCAGTACGAATAATGGTATTTGTTCCTTTAGCCCTGAACGAAAAGTGTTTACTTCCTTCAATACAAAAGATGGTTTATTGGGCAATGAATTTTCAATAGGTGCTGCCTATAAGAGTCAAGAAGGGGAGATGCTATTCGGTGGAACCCATGGTATTACTTCCTTTCAGCCAAATCAAATTGCTAGCAGTTCCTATCAACCGAAGGTCGTTTTTACAGATCTTCGTATCCATAACCAACCGGTTGAACCCATGCCTGGAGGGATTTTGACTCATCAACTCGTTGTAAATCCGAACTTGCAATTACCTTACAATAAAAACACTTTCAGCATTTATTTCGCGACTTTAAATTATGTCACTCCCGAGAAGAATAAGTATGCTTATAAACTCGAAGGTTTAGAAGAGGAGTGGAATTATGTATCTATTCCGACAGCGACCTATACGAACCTTTCACCCGGTAAATATACGCTGTTAATTAAAGGAGCTAGTAATGATGCGATATGGTCAGAAGAGGTCAATAGACTAGAGTTAACGATTTTACCACCCTTTTGGCTTACTTGGTGGGCGATAACCATTTACGTGTTATTTGGAATCGCTGTATTTTATATGATTATAAGCTTTATCAAATCAAAGAGCGAATTGAAATATCAATTGGAACTCATGAATCTAGCGACTAGTCATGAACGAAAAGTCGCCGAGATGAAGGCCAACTTCTTTACCAAAGTCTCGCATGAACTTCGGACGCCATTGATGTTAATTTTAAGTCCACTGCAGCAATTGTTGACCAATAATACAGAGCAGGAAACTCATAAACAGACCCTGCAGCTGATGAAGAAAAATGCGCAGCGGTTACTACAGTTGGTTAATGAGTTGCTTGATGTTCGAAAAAATGAATTGGGTTTATTAAAACTACAAGTATCGTCAAACGACCTGTATGCTGCGATAACCGATGTACTCGAATCCTTTAAAACCGACTTTCTAAATAAGCATATTGCCATAAAAATCGAACGAGACGAGCACCTTCCTTCGGTTTGGGTTGATCCTATACAATTCGAAAAAGTATGTTTCAATGTTATTTCAAATGCTTTGAGATTTAGTCCCGAGCAAGCGGAAATAAAAGTCGAGATCAGGAAGCACGAGGCAACGCAAAAATATAATAAGGGCTTTCTACAGCTCTGTATTACAGACTATGGCCCCGGTATTCCAGCACAAGAATTGGAGACTGTTTTTGAACTCTTTTATCAAGGTGACCAGAATTTATCGAGTAAAAAATATAGTAGTGGTATTGGACTCTCTCTCGCAAAAGATATTATGGAGCTTCATCATGGAGATATCTTTGTTAAAAGCCAAAATGAAAAAGAGGGGAAACCATCATTTACCACTTTCATTATTCGAATACCAATAGGCAATGATCATTTCCGTTTGGAAGAAATCACGCAGGAGAAGGTTGATGAGAAGTCAAGCAATTTCGAAACATCGAGTGCAATACCTCTACTGTTCAATACACCTGTCGAAGGAGCAGAAAAAAATATGCCTTCTCAAGTAGATGCTAAGGAAAGGAAATTGGTCTTATTGGTGGATGATAATGAAGAGATTCTACAGTTTTTGTATCAACAACTTCAAAAGAACTATCAAGTGATTCTTGCGCGTGATGGCGAGGAAGCTTGGGAATTAACCTCAGAGCAATTACCTGATATCGTGATTTCCGATGTGATGATGCCCAAAATTGACGGCGTCAGTTTAGCCAAAATGATGAAAGCAAATGCGGCAACTTCGCATATACCTGTTATTCTACTAACGGCACTTTCCTCAACAGAGGACATTAAATCCGGGATGTATGCAGGTTCAGATGATTATTTAACGAAACCCGTTAATATCGAGATCTTAGCCCTAAAGATTCAGAATATACTTTATACACAACACAGTTTCCGAAAACATTTCATTCGCGAATACTTGCTGAAGGATAGTCCAACAGATAACAAACAAGAACATGAGGAGATGAGCTTTCTTGCTCAGCTCGTCCAGTTTATTGAGGAACATCTCGCTGAAGAGGAACTTAATGTTATGCAGCTGACCACACACTTTGGAATGAGTCGACCTGTATTATATCGGAAGGTGAAACAATTAACGGGCTTAAGTATTATTGAGCTAATCAATGCAATTCGTTTGCGGACTGCCGCTAAGCTATTAGGTAGTGGGCAACTTACTATTAGTGAAGTTGCATATGCGGTTGGATTCTCTGATCCTAAATGGTTTAGTAAAACTTTTAAAGCCTTCTATGGCGTTACACCGACTCAATTCATAAACTTAGATGTTGAAGAGAAAGTGAAGATAATTAGTGTTAGCAAGTTTTAA
- a CDS encoding RagB/SusD family nutrient uptake outer membrane protein, whose protein sequence is MKALKTIFTNIAIVAALSMTASCSLDRFPETTFSDQEFWNTESDLRFAANRLYQQLDGFELDNRGDDNVNQTVNLTSNGAWSIPSTSANWSDPYKMIFTANNILIKGEKASLSEDIKNRYFAEAKFFRAYAYFQLIQRYGDVPFLTKTLDFNSPELNMPRTPKAEIAKQLYEDLDYAKDWLPTMKSIPAADYGRVSKSTAQALKGRIGLFLGTYAKYHGGSDAQTHLQQAVDGSSYVMQQGHQLLADYSKLFNQEGEGPSNSENIFVKIYGVDASNVILAHNYSRDLENGRVAMTRNFIRQYLYADGLPAYNERNELKAKRSSFYVAEGAEASYNEVLDNRDPRLGLTVFRAGEQAYKGTWTPTTTLGSRTAYATKKGFNIPDWQTSGSGTTDKILIRYAEVLLNYAEAQFELNGSISDDDLNKSINLLRARVGMNVSLSNAFVTTNQLSMLEEIRRERNVELAFEGFRYPDIIRWKLAEHALTQTLLGAKYNATDWVGADIKNLNLNADQILIVEDKSTRRFDPSKDYLYPVPLNEISLSGGAVVQNPNWK, encoded by the coding sequence ATGAAAGCATTAAAAACTATATTCACCAATATCGCTATAGTGGCAGCCTTAAGTATGACGGCCAGCTGTAGCTTAGACCGCTTCCCAGAAACGACATTCTCAGATCAAGAATTCTGGAATACAGAATCTGACCTAAGATTTGCTGCCAATAGATTATACCAACAGCTAGATGGTTTCGAATTGGATAATCGTGGCGACGATAATGTCAACCAAACTGTAAACTTGACTAGTAACGGCGCATGGAGTATTCCTAGTACAAGCGCAAATTGGTCAGACCCCTATAAAATGATATTCACGGCCAATAATATCTTAATCAAAGGAGAGAAGGCAAGCTTAAGTGAAGACATTAAGAATAGATATTTTGCAGAAGCCAAGTTCTTCAGAGCTTATGCGTACTTTCAGTTGATACAGCGCTATGGTGATGTACCTTTTCTAACGAAAACATTGGACTTTAATTCACCAGAGTTGAATATGCCTAGAACGCCTAAGGCGGAAATTGCAAAGCAGCTTTATGAGGATTTAGATTATGCGAAGGATTGGTTACCAACAATGAAATCTATTCCTGCTGCCGATTATGGACGTGTTAGCAAAAGCACCGCACAAGCTTTAAAAGGACGAATCGGTTTATTCCTAGGAACATATGCTAAATATCACGGTGGATCTGATGCGCAGACGCATTTACAGCAAGCAGTCGACGGTTCTAGCTATGTAATGCAACAAGGGCATCAGCTATTGGCGGACTACTCGAAGCTTTTTAATCAAGAGGGAGAGGGACCGTCCAATTCAGAAAATATCTTTGTGAAGATCTATGGAGTTGATGCTTCCAATGTTATTCTGGCCCATAACTATTCTCGAGATCTTGAAAATGGTCGCGTTGCTATGACACGTAATTTTATCCGTCAATATCTTTATGCGGATGGATTACCAGCATATAATGAACGCAACGAATTGAAAGCTAAAAGATCTTCTTTCTATGTGGCTGAAGGTGCAGAAGCCAGCTATAATGAAGTTTTAGACAATAGGGATCCGCGCTTAGGCTTGACTGTATTTCGTGCTGGAGAACAGGCCTATAAAGGAACATGGACACCTACAACGACATTAGGATCTCGTACGGCATATGCAACTAAGAAAGGATTTAATATCCCCGATTGGCAAACGTCTGGTTCTGGTACAACAGATAAAATATTAATTCGATATGCGGAAGTTTTATTGAATTATGCGGAAGCGCAATTTGAGCTCAATGGATCAATTTCCGACGATGATTTGAATAAGTCAATTAACTTATTACGAGCGCGTGTAGGAATGAATGTTTCACTGTCGAACGCTTTCGTTACAACAAATCAATTAAGTATGTTGGAAGAAATACGTCGTGAAAGAAATGTGGAGTTGGCTTTCGAAGGTTTCCGTTATCCAGATATTATCCGTTGGAAGTTAGCAGAACATGCTTTAACGCAAACTCTACTTGGTGCAAAATACAATGCAACAGACTGGGTAGGGGCGGATATCAAAAACTTAAATCTAAATGCCGATCAAATTCTGATCGTTGAAGATAAAAGTACGCGTCGTTTTGACCCATCGAAAGATTATTTATATCCTGTACCCTTGAATGAGATTTCGTTAAGTGGTGGTGCAGTTGTTCAAAACCCTAACTGGAAATAA